TTTTGCAGTCGATCCGAACGATTGGATATAGTGGAGAATGGTGTAGTGGCAGAGAGTCGCCTCTCTTCGCCCGCCCTACCGACAACGCTCCTTGCGTTTCGCGAAACCTTTGCCACCATCGGGTCGGACGAAGGACCTTCGCGTCCAAGATTGGCGCTTCACACTCGGCAACGCCAGTATCATGTGCCCATGGTAGTGCACAATTTTTCTCCGTTCTTGGTACTTTCCCGTCGATCGGAGAACGGTAAGTAAAGCAATCGATCTGACAATCAAAGGGGGCGCTTAGATGAATATAAGAACCGTACTCGGTGCGGCATGCACCTGCATCGCCATCGCTGCTGCGACGCCAAGCGTCGCACAAAACAAAGGCGAGGTAGTCACACCGAACTTCGATCAGGCGCTACCTGGGATTCCAGGAAAATCGTTGATCGCCGTGACCGTCGACTATGCTCCTGGCGCAGCCTCGCCCTCGCACAGCCATGCCAAGTCCGCCTTTATCTACGCCTTTGTCATCTCCGGCAACATCGAGTCGCAGGTGAACGACGGGCAACAGCGGATCTACCATGCCGGCGAGAGCTTCTTCGAGCTCCCAGGCGCCCACCACGTCGTCAGCCGCAATGCTAGTTCGACGGAGCCCGCGAAACTACTCGCGGTGTTCGTGGTCGATACCAAAGATCGCGCGCTCACTACACCTGACAAATGATTACGACTCCCAGACGTTGTATTAAGTAATAAGGAGAAACGAGTGAGCAAGCGTCTCGACTACACACAACTCGCGCCGGCAGGTATCAAGGCTCTGGGTGGTGTCTATGGCTACGTCGCGCAAAGCAGCCTCCCCAACACGCTTGTCGAGTTGGTGTATCTGCGCATCTCTCAGATCAACAACTGCGCCTACTGCCTCGATATGCACACGCGCGACTTGTTGAAGAACGGGCAACAGGTCGATAAAATCGCGCTGGTGCAAGCCTGGGCGGAAGCAGGGAGTCTGTTTGACGAGCGGGAGCGGGCCGCCCTCGGCTGGGCAGAAACGGTGACGCGCGTTGCCGAGACTGGTGTGCCCGACGAAGCGTACCAAGCGGCACGAGCCGTGTTTGGTGAGCGCGACCTTGTGGACCTTACGATCGCAATCAGCCTGATGAACGCCTACAACCGCATGGCAATCAGCTTTAGAAACACACCACAGGCCGTACACGAAAAGTAAGCGCTGAGCGCGGCTCGCGAAGTGGCGCTACTCTCATTCCGGATATGTTCCAAGTTCCGCGATGTTGTGCGCCAAGTACGGGTTACTCAGGAAGATATTCGTCGCGGGCGCAGCTTGACGCGCCGCACGGCGATTGATTCCGTCATGCATTGATTTCATGAGACGCATACTCGCGCCTCGAAAACATTCCGCTGTCACATGAACCGGTCCTTGCGCACGCAGCCTCGACGTTACCCACTCTCGAAAAGTACCTCAGTCCCACCGGAACGAGCGAGTTGAAAGATGACTAACGCTTCTGCATTCCTGGTAGCCCAACGCTGGCCTCCGAAACACGCTGACCGCCTGCAACTTTATTCGCTACCGACGCCTAACGGCGTCAAGGCGTCGATCATGTTGGAGGAAACAGGACTACCTTACGAGGCGCACCTCGTCGACTTTAACAAGAGCGACCAGCACACGCGGGAGTTTCTGTCGTTGAATCCCAACGGCAAGGTCCCCGCGATCATTGATCCAAATGGCCCCGGTGGCAAGCCACTGCCCCTGTTTGAAAGTGGCGCGATCCTGCAGTACCTTGCCGAGAAGACTGGCAAGCTCTTGCCATCGGACGCGGCTCGGCGCTGGCAGACCATCCAGTGGGTGCATTTCCAGATGGGCGGAATCGGCCCGATCTTCGGCCAAGTCGGCTTCTTCAACAAATTCGCTGGCAAGGACTACGAGGACAAGCGCCCGCTGCAGCGCTACGTAAATGAGGCTAAGCGCCTGCTTGGCGTGATGGACGAACATCTCGCCGGCCGGAAATGGTTCATGGACGACGAGTACACGATCGCCGACATTTCGATGCTGGGCTGGGTGCGCAACGTCATCGACTTCTACGAGGCGCGCGAGCTCGTCGACTTCGACAGCCTCAAGAACGTCCCGGCTTGGCTCGAGCAGGGGCTGGCCCGGCCGGCCGTGCAGCGCGGATTGCACCTGCCATCATTATCATGAAACTGACTCTGCCTTCGCAGCCAAGGCATACCGCAAGATGGCTACCACGAGAGCAGCTACCTTATGTAGATGGAGCTGCAGCTGCGTGCACCTGACATGTCGGTTGAGATATGGTCACCTGGACTGGACGGATGCGGCAACTCGCTCGTAAGAACATCTTGATAGATACTGATTGACTGCTCGTTTCGGCGATATCGGCTGGGCTACGATGCGTGACTGGCTGATTCACAGTAAGGGACATCACAGATGTTGGTTTGGGCGCGCCAGATCAAAGCCGCGC
This portion of the Bradyrhizobium sp. AZCC 2262 genome encodes:
- a CDS encoding carboxymuconolactone decarboxylase family protein, with product MSKRLDYTQLAPAGIKALGGVYGYVAQSSLPNTLVELVYLRISQINNCAYCLDMHTRDLLKNGQQVDKIALVQAWAEAGSLFDERERAALGWAETVTRVAETGVPDEAYQAARAVFGERDLVDLTIAISLMNAYNRMAISFRNTPQAVHEK
- a CDS encoding cupin domain-containing protein, with the translated sequence MNIRTVLGAACTCIAIAAATPSVAQNKGEVVTPNFDQALPGIPGKSLIAVTVDYAPGAASPSHSHAKSAFIYAFVISGNIESQVNDGQQRIYHAGESFFELPGAHHVVSRNASSTEPAKLLAVFVVDTKDRALTTPDK
- a CDS encoding glutathione S-transferase N-terminal domain-containing protein, with protein sequence MTNASAFLVAQRWPPKHADRLQLYSLPTPNGVKASIMLEETGLPYEAHLVDFNKSDQHTREFLSLNPNGKVPAIIDPNGPGGKPLPLFESGAILQYLAEKTGKLLPSDAARRWQTIQWVHFQMGGIGPIFGQVGFFNKFAGKDYEDKRPLQRYVNEAKRLLGVMDEHLAGRKWFMDDEYTIADISMLGWVRNVIDFYEARELVDFDSLKNVPAWLEQGLARPAVQRGLHLPSLS